The Schistocerca cancellata isolate TAMUIC-IGC-003103 chromosome 4, iqSchCanc2.1, whole genome shotgun sequence genome contains a region encoding:
- the LOC126185165 gene encoding 60S ribosomal protein L7a, with translation MVQKKPKKKTVGKKVAAAPLAVKKVEPKKVENPLFDKRTRNFGIGQDIQPPRDLSRFVKWPKYIRIQRQKSVLQKRLKVPPPINQFTQTLDRQTATALFKLLDKYRPETRQAKKQRLFTQAQAKVSKKEETHERKILSVKQGAQTVTKLIEQKKAQLVVIAHDVDPIEMVLFLPSLCRKMGVPYCIVKGKARLGRLVHKKTCTCVAITQVESSDRAALTKIVESVKTNFNERYEEFRRHWGGGLLGSKSAARIAKIEKAKARELAQKQG, from the exons ATGGTCCAGAAAAAG CCCAAGAAGAAGACTGTGGGGAAGAAGGTGGCAGCTGCACCACTGGCAGTTAAGAAAGTAGAACCAAAGAAGGTTGAAAATCCTTTATTTGATAAAAGGACAAGAAATTTTGGCATTG GTCAGGACATTCAGCCACCTCGTGACCTTAGCCGTTTTGTGAAATGGCCAAAATATATTAGAATTCAAAGACAGAAATCAGTACTGCAAAAACGACTGAAAGTGCCACCACCAATAAATCAGTTTACTCAAACTCTAGACAGGCAAACTG CTACTGCACTCTTCAAGTTGCTTGATAAGTATCGCCCAGAAACTCGCCAGGCAAAGAAGCAGAGATTGTTTACACAGGCTCAGGCTAAGGTTTCGAAGAAAGAAGAGACACACGAGAGGAAGATTCTTTCAGTAAAGCAAGGAGCGCAGACAGTAACTAAACTGATTGAGCAGAAGAAAGCCCAGCTGGTTGTAATTGCACATGATGTGGATCCAATTGAG ATGGTACTTTTCCTGCCATCTTTGTGCCGAAAGATGGGGGTCCCATATTGTATAGTTAAAGGAAAGGCCCGTCTTGGACGTTTAGTACATAAGAAAACATGCACGTGTGTTGCCATCACTCAG GTGGAGTCATCTGATAGGGCAGCATTGACGAAGATTGTAGAGTCTGTAAAAACCAACTTCAATGAGCGCTATGAAGAATTCAGAAGGCATTGGGGTGGTGGTCTTTTGGGATCAAAATCTGCTGCCAGGATTGCCAAAATTGAGAAGGCAAAGGCCAGAGAACTGGCTCAAAAGCAGGGCTAA